The DNA window TGCGAGCTCCCCCTGGTTCTGGATGGGGAGCGGCGCGCGCGTGCCGTGCACGAGCCAGTAAGCGACGGCCATCTCGCCGCTCGCGATGAACGCCGCCCAGCGCGTGACGAGTCCGAGCATGACGAGCACGCCGCACACCAGCTCGAGCCCGCCCCCCACGTAGACGACGAACGGCGGTGCGCCCGGGGGAGGTGCCCCGGGGAAGCCGAACAGCTTCTCCATGCCGTGCCAGAGGAAGAGGAAGCCGGCCACGATGCGGAGCAAGGCGTAGGTCTGGATCTCGTAGGAGCGCATGAATGTCGGCATGA is part of the Deltaproteobacteria bacterium genome and encodes:
- a CDS encoding DoxX family protein, whose amino-acid sequence is MPTFMRSYEIQTYALLRIVAGFLFLWHGMEKLFGFPGAPPPGAPPFVVYVGGGLELVCGVLVMLGLVTRWAAFIASGEMAVAYWLVHGTRAPLPIQNQGELAALYCFVFLFIAARGPGQWALDSGRDGD